The Lysobacter gummosus genome includes a region encoding these proteins:
- a CDS encoding bleomycin resistance family protein: MANLAQPLHCAYVLAVPDAEATARWWQTMFGFERWLEPQGWVFVRRGACDLRLGSCPDALAPHETGDHNYFGVVLVDAIDALFEEARARGLSSLAPPQDQPWGMREMIVQTPDGHRLVFAQQMHADVEES; the protein is encoded by the coding sequence ATGGCCAACCTCGCCCAACCGCTGCACTGCGCCTACGTTCTGGCCGTTCCCGACGCGGAAGCGACGGCGCGGTGGTGGCAGACCATGTTCGGCTTCGAGCGCTGGCTGGAGCCGCAGGGGTGGGTGTTCGTGCGCCGCGGCGCCTGCGATCTGCGCCTGGGCAGTTGTCCCGACGCGCTGGCGCCGCATGAGACCGGCGATCACAACTATTTCGGCGTGGTCCTGGTCGATGCGATCGACGCCCTGTTCGAAGAGGCCCGCGCGCGAGGCCTGAGCTCGCTCGCGCCGCCGCAGGACCAGCCCTGGGGCATGCGCGAGATGATCGTGCAGACGCCCGACGGGCACCGGCTGGTGTTTGCACAACAAATGCACGCGGACGTCGAGGAATCCTGA